The following are from one region of the Arachis duranensis cultivar V14167 chromosome 10, aradu.V14167.gnm2.J7QH, whole genome shotgun sequence genome:
- the LOC107468067 gene encoding uncharacterized protein LOC107468067: protein MSESETAEEIIITQCSSSTLSDVKNSILQKLGVFGSKWVKKLFYKIPIAVVSTGVKYDTFVLAADEDIRVLFHCVRSFSEVRIHEMYAKLEVGVDSSGASAPVHSSTAAGGASSSMPAAEPSVPQVASPSFAADLDRTEAVGYVLLENPGVWQQAFEVDTDGGMIHDVQGFGEPNRVDNAMRDDDFGQEPVDIIGDSDDDTGANPHAHHGPSSSGTQQYPPHFSTLNLEALGQQADGGATIGGSSTEFQIGQSFQNKDEAVLSVKDYSIHRGVEYRVLESDHLKYHGKCKEFGKGCSWLIRISLRARKGTWEVRRTDAAVTVKVLQQATEADYGFRPSYRKVWMAKQKAVAQIYGDWEESYAELPCWMLGVQSTMAGTVAVLKTSPVRLGDQVNESTVYFHRLFWTFSPCIEAFRQCKPLVSIDGTHLYGKYGGTLLLASTGWELEHPPDSLRPCRGRKYGVMVILLIQPTIVCDATGGYPCYL from the exons atgagcGAGAGTGAAACTGCTGAAGAGATCATTATCACACAATG TTCATCAAGCACTTTGTCAGATGTAAAGAACAGCATCTTGCAGAAGCTTGGGGTATTTGGGAGCAAGTGGGTGAAGAAGCTATTCTACAAGATTCCCATCGCAGTTGTCTCGACCGGTGTTAAGTATGATACGTTTGTGCTAGCGGCTGATGAAGATATTAGGGTTCTGTTTCATTGTGTTAGGAGTTTTTCGGAGGTCAGAATACACGAGATGTATGCGAAGTTGGAGGTTGGTGTCGATAGTTCTGGGGCATCAGCTCCAGTTCATAGCTCGACTGCCGCAGGTGGTGCGTCTAGTTCGATGCCTGCGGCCGAACCATCTGTTCCGCAGGTCGCATCCCCTTCCTTCGCGGCTGATTTAGATCGAACGGAGGCAGTTGGTTATGTACTGTTGGAGAATCCTGGGGTCTGGCAGCAGGCATTTGAGGTGGATACCGATGGTGGCATGATTCATGATGTTCAAGGTTTCGGGGAACCTAATCGAGTAGATAATGCAATGCGAGACGATGACTTTGGCCAGGAGCCTGTAGATATCATTGGGGACAGCGACGATGACACAGGTGCCAATCCACATGCACATCACGGGCCTTCAAGTTCTGGCACACAGCAGTACCCTCCACACTTCTCCACTTTAAACTTGGAGGCTCTGGGTCAACAGGCGGACGGAGGTGCTACAATTGGGGGTTCTTCTACAGAATTTCAGATTGGGCAATCATTCCAGAATAAAGATGAAGCTGTTCTGAGTGTGAAGGACTATAGCATCCATCGAGGTGTTGAGTACAGAGTCTTGGAATCGGATCATCTGAAGTATCATGGAAAATGCAAGGAGTTTGGCAAGGGTTGTAGTTGGTTGATTCGCATATCGCTTCGTGCACGAAAGGGCACTTGGGAGGTTAGGAG GACGGATGCTGCGGTTACGGTAAAGGTCTTACAACAAGCAACAGAAGCTGATTATGGGTTCAGGCCTAGTTATAGGAAGGTTTGGATGGCAAAACAGAAGGCAGTAGCACAAATATATGGAGATTGGGAAGAGTCGTATGCCGAGTTGCCATGTTGGATGCTAGGGGTACAGTCGACCATGGCTGGGACAGTCGCTGTGTTGAAGACCTCTCCTGTTCGACTTGGGGATCAGGTCAATGAGTCAACAGTGTACTTTCATCGTCTTTTCTGGACATTCTCACCCTGCATAGAGGCCTTCCGGCAATGCAAGCCCCTCGTGAGTATTGACGGTACCCACTTGTATGGCAAGTATGGAGGCACGTTACTGTTGGCTAGCACAGGATGGGAACTCGAACATCCTCCCGATAGCCTTCGCCCTTGTAGAGGGAGAAAATACGGAGTCATGGTTATTCTTCTTATCCAACCTACGATCGTATGTGACGCCACAGGAGGGTATCCTTGTTATCTCTGA
- the LOC107468066 gene encoding vacuolar protein sorting-associated protein 45 homolog, protein MVLTSSARNYVNRMLQNISGMKVLILDSQTVSIVSIVYSQSELLQKEVFLVELVDSITKSKELMSHLKAVYFLHPTTENIQHLRRQLAAPRFREYHLFFSNILKDTQIHILAYSDEHEAVQQVQEFYVDFVAVDPYHFILHIPSSYIYMLPAVVDPSTLQRFYDRVVDGVAAVFLALKRRPVIRYQRTSDIAKRIAHEANKLMYQEESGLFDFRRTEVSPLLLVLDRRDDPVTPLLNQWTYQAMVHELIGIQDNKVDLKSIDKFSKDQEEVVLSSEQDSFFKANMYENFGDIGMDIKRMDMAKFVDNYPEYRKMHGNVSKHVTLVTEMSKIVQQRKLMTFSQTEQELACNGGQGAAFEVCIND, encoded by the exons atggtGCTCACATCCTCTGCACGTAACTACGTCAACCGCATGCTGCAGAACATCTCCGGCATGAAGGTCCTAATCCTCGATTCCCAAACG GTGAGTATTGTGAGCATTGTGTATTCACAGTCAGAGCTTCTTCAGAAGGAAGTGTTCTTGGTGGAGTTGGTGGATTCTATAACCAAGTCGAAGGAGCTTATGTCGCATCTCAAGGCTGTTTACTTCCTTCACCCTACGACGGAAAACATCCAGCATTTGCGCCGCCAGCTCGCCGCTCCTAGATTTAGGGAGTATCACCTAT ttttctccaacatattGAAGGACACTCAGATTCACATACTTGCTTATTCAGATGAACATGAAGCTGTCCAGCAAGTTCAG GAGTTCTACGTAGACTTTGTTGCAGTTGATCCTTATCATTtcattttgcacatcccttcaAGTTATATTTATATGCTCCCAGCTGTGGTGGATCCTTCAACACTGCAACGCTTCTATGATCGGGTTGTTGATGGTGTAGCAGCTGTCTTTTTGGCATTAAAACGGAGACCGGTTATTAGATATCAAAGGACGTCTGACATTGCCAAAAGAATAGCACACGAAGCAAAT AAACTGATGTACCAAGAAGAAAGTGGTCTTTTTGATTTTAGGCGAACAGAAGTTTCACCACTATTGTTGGTGCTTGACAGGAGAGATGATCCTGTAACCCCATTGCTCAATCAATGGACCTATCAG GCTATGGTTCATGAATTGATAGGAATCCAAGACAACAAGGTGGACTTGAAATccattgataaattttcaaaggATCAGGAG GAGGTTGTGTTGTCGTCGGAACAAGATTCATTTTTCAAAGCCAACATGTATGAGAATTTTGGAGATATAGGTATGGATATCAAGCGGATG GACATGGCCAAATTTGTTGACAATTATCCTGAGTACAGAAAAATGCATGGGAATGTGTCAAAGCATGTGACTTTGGTAACAGAAATGAGCAAGATAGTACAACAGCGAAAACTTATGACATTTTCACAAACAGAACAGGAATTGGCTTGCAATGGAGGACAAGGGGCTGCATTTGAGGTATGTATTAATGATTAG